In Candidatus Roseilinea sp., one DNA window encodes the following:
- a CDS encoding ABC transporter permease, whose amino-acid sequence MWKKYVALSKAAWSLTVEYRAQIVIWMMNSILMVIMLLVWLSISRDGEVNGYSSADFVTYFMVGWIVRNLTAVWASWELDFAIREGRLSPMLLRPIHPIHNEIATNWVEKLLRMVIVLPITAVVLVATPGVHLALTPLNLLAFVASVAGAWLIAFMSDYLIGLLAFWTTQTSAFIQGFYGVRLVLSGVIAPIAMFPQAIQEVLRWLPFPYMLNFSVNIAMGRVQGEAMLLSFIVQWAWAAFFVAAVWLVWKIAIRSYSAVGA is encoded by the coding sequence ATGTGGAAGAAATACGTTGCCCTGAGCAAAGCCGCCTGGTCGCTCACCGTCGAATATCGCGCGCAGATCGTCATCTGGATGATGAATAGCATCCTGATGGTGATCATGCTGCTGGTATGGCTCAGCATCAGCCGCGATGGCGAAGTGAACGGCTACAGCTCGGCCGACTTCGTGACCTACTTCATGGTTGGCTGGATCGTGCGCAACCTTACGGCCGTGTGGGCGTCGTGGGAACTGGACTTCGCCATCCGCGAGGGCCGGCTCTCGCCCATGCTGCTGCGGCCGATCCACCCCATTCACAACGAGATCGCCACGAACTGGGTGGAGAAGCTCTTGCGCATGGTCATCGTCCTGCCGATCACTGCGGTCGTGTTGGTCGCCACGCCGGGTGTGCACTTGGCCTTGACGCCGCTCAACCTACTGGCGTTCGTCGCATCGGTGGCCGGCGCGTGGCTGATCGCCTTCATGTCGGACTACCTAATCGGCTTGCTGGCATTCTGGACGACGCAGACCAGCGCGTTCATCCAAGGCTTCTACGGTGTGCGACTGGTGCTGTCGGGCGTGATCGCGCCGATCGCTATGTTCCCGCAAGCGATTCAGGAAGTGCTGCGCTGGCTGCCTTTCCCCTACATGCTCAACTTCAGCGTGAATATCGCCATGGGGCGCGTGCAAGGCGAGGCGATGCTGTTGAGCTTCATCGTCCAGTGGGCCTGGGCAGCGTTCTTCGTAGCGGCGGTGTGGCTCGTGTGGAAGATCGCGATTCGCAGCTACAGCGCAGTAGGAGCATGA